One window of Aspergillus oryzae RIB40 DNA, chromosome 3 genomic DNA carries:
- a CDS encoding uncharacterized protein (predicted protein) has product MTGKVPHAAFCEEYDEDAHVIIPDTRQVANLAAKRSKLDLRSAGEALVDIASDSGYSSRTAATVNSTQSGPSGRKDPVPLKIDTTPKRAELERVRSHRKDRPKERPTRPSWDEKMQVGTYPAVSHHHASMQRSPSRSRRRENSQMRHFPGTCWECDQGLYHGSTPVEPRAIEYPYYMSPSTTSSVHDYPPPSPQGPRYAPSAVQDVHVSHSNRPRSGRSYTYHTNNNRPVSFHGMIPGMGGGVMYPPSHMGRYEHGPPPSSSAYTNTPAYAPSPYGQPSPYFAAMSEYGPPDRQERSASRTRDQGRPRRGSTYGPPVVDYDPPSAYEDDESLDLGPPRAPRPRLPSHSSHDRDEDYYRMPPPPVKHKPAPHVIQKRPELHRKAVTAPSVTSDRHPSRSMDLSEMRDALPEYSYRRSSRETVIPARTRSIRDSRRSTSYHESSRPARVAVENSRRRRPTVYEYDYVDDDDEDEEEDGDEIEEKQRSAEEYQASRSGKVVPTPLTEDALYKSKASRAESDSGSQKSRSNSSRGSDARTQNGSGSVAKPEEDNNIVMTMNGVTMSFTQESVGGKKISLRTGDAGAVELNIEGKRPKKYLTSGSDYTGSVAQRQLEDPRRARPDRRSDRASRRSSRSTYSGR; this is encoded by the coding sequence ATGACTGGAAAAGTTCCTCATGCTGCTTTCTGTGAGGAATACGACGAAGACGCTCATGTTATCATCCCGGACACCCGTCAAGTCGCCAATCTCGCTGCTAAACGTTCAAAACTGGACCTGAGATCAGCTGGCGAAGCCCTAGTTGACATCGCAAGCGATTCTGGCTACTCTAGTCGCACAGCCGCCACCGTGAACAGCACCCAATCTGGCCCGTCGGGCCGGAAAGACCCTGTCCCTCTTAAAATTGACACGACGCCCAAGAGGGCCGAACTTGAACGTGTTCGCTCCCACCGCAAAGACCGTCCAAAAGAACGACCTACTCGCCCTTCCTGGGACGAGAAAATGCAAGTTGGCACCTATCCTGCTGTGAGCCATCATCACGCCTCCATGCAGCGGTCGCCGTCGCGGTCCCGCAGACGGGAAAATTCCCAGATGCGGCACTTCCCTGGCACCTGTTGGGAGTGTGATCAAGGCTTGTATCATGGTTCGACCCCCGTTGAACCGCGAGCCATCGAGTACCCCTATTATATGTCGCCATCTACTACGTCGTCCGTCCACGACTATCCCCCTCCGTCGCCACAAGGTCCGCGGTATGCTCCTTCCGCCGTCCAAGATGTCCATGTCTCCCACAGCAACCGGCCTCGCAGTGGTCGCTCGTACACCTATCATACGAACAACAACCGACCGGTGAGCTTTCATGGTATGATTCCTGGGATGGGTGGTGGAGTTATGTACCCTCCCAGCCATATGGGTCGCTACGAACATGGACCCCCTCCATCCTCGTCCGCCTACACCAACACGCCAGCCTATGCTCCATCTCCTTATGGCCAACCGTCCCCGTATTTTGCCGCCATGTCCGAGTATGGCCCACCCGATCGCCAGGAACGGTCGGCTTCCAGGACGCGGGACCAAGGTAGGCCACGGCGCGGATCCACTTACGGGCCACCCGTCGTCGACTACGATCCGCCTTCGGCTTatgaggatgatgagtcTCTGGATCTCGGGCCGCCCCGCGCACCCCGACCACGGCTTCCCTCCCATTCTTCCCATGACCGAGACGAGGATTATTACCGCATGCCGCCCCCGCCGGTGAAGCACAAGCCCGCGCCGCACGTTATCCAGAAAAGGCCAGAACTCCACCGTAAAGCGGTGACTGCGCCATCGGTTACATCCGATCGCCACCCATCTCGCTCGATGGACCTGTCCGAAATGAGAGATGCTTTGCCAGAGTACAGTTATCGACGGTCATCCCGGGAGACCGTGATTCCTGCGCGAACCCGCAGCATTCGAGACAGTCGACGCTCTACATCCTATCATGAGTCTTCGCGCCCTGCACGGGTTGCGGTCGAGAACTCCCGTCGCCGACGGCCAACCGTCTATGAGTACGATTAcgttgacgatgatgacgaggatgaggaggaggacggtGATGAGATCGAGGAGAAGCAACGGTCGGCCGAGGAGTACCAGGCGTCTCGTTCCGGCAAAGTAGTGCCAACGCCATTGACGGAGGATGCCCTGTACAAGTCTAAGGCGTCTCGTGCGGAGAGCGACAGCGGAAGCCAAAAAAGCCGCTCGAACAGCAGCCGTGGTAGCGACGCACGGACCCAAaatggcagcggcagcgTGGCCAAGCCGGAGGAAGACAACAATATCGTTATGACGATGAATGGCGTTACGATGAGCTTTACACAAGAGTCTGTTggcggaaagaagatcagtcTCCGAACAGGTGACGCGGGTGCAGTCGAACTGAACATCGAAGGGAAACGACCAAAGAAGTACCTGACAAGTGGTTCTGACTACACGGGAAGCGTGGCCCAGAGACAGTTAGAAGACCCACGGCGGGCTCGTCCCGACCGACGGTCCGATCGCGCGAGTCGGCGGTCGAGTCGGTCAACCTACAGCGGCCGATAA
- a CDS encoding M3 family metallopeptidase (metalloendopeptidase family - saccharolysin & thimet oligopeptidase): protein MTSPKQQPPTFTATPESLIQNTKHLIQHARETHNQIKRNTQPKTATFNNVILPLAHIDNNLASKTHILVFYRAVSTDPELRSASTEARSLLDSYKLETTMDDGLFALVDAVFHQNEDLDTESHRLLKKIYLGFVRHGLRLSAGYQRYRFREIQSRLGWIKGEFQKNLAEANITGIWFTAGELDGLPSEFLSTLMRSQAGDPKLRVTFNDSDLFQTLRYAKDSETRRRLYIANENKCEQNVSLFREAILLRNEAARLLGYPSHAALRIEDKMAKCPETVTSFLGDLHARLIDNGKREVEKLKQLKKADLESQGETFHGQYFLWDHQYYHRLMLEKQYSVHHDKIAEYFPLQSTITGMLEICETSFGFSFTELQTPEMTKLASHGHTLVWHEDVQIFRVRNSDEAGDFIGYLYMDLFLREGKYANAANFNLIPGFTKENGTRQYPATALVCNFPKPSSKAPYLLKHDEVVTLFHELGHAIHDLVSKTIYSHFHGTETEVDFGEAPSQMLENWCWTPSVLRSLSRHYSYFSSEYFDHWKRRVDGELQPQEQMPDAMIESLLRAKHVNGALFHLRQVHFAMFDMVVHDTGDHRVIEELDISAKYNSLLAEILPMDGPEGDDWGHGQTRFQHLLGEYDAGYYSYLFSKVYSTDMFYTVFKADPMNSLQGRRYRYTVLEKGGSLDGLTILTDFLGREPQTDAFYKELCQT, encoded by the exons ATGACCAGCCCAAAGCAGCAACCACCAACATTCACTGCAACCCCAGAGTCACTCATCCAAAACACGAAACACCTAATCCAACATGCCCGCGAGACCCATAAccaaatcaaaagaaatacACAGCCCAAGACCGCAACTTTCAACAACGTCATTCTCCCACTGGCTCACATCGACAACAATCTGGCTTCCAAGACCCATATCCTTGTTTTCTACAGAGCGGTTTCGACTGACCCCGAACTGCGGAGTGCCTCCACCGAGGCCCGGAGCCTGCTAGATAGCTACAAGCTCGAGACGACGATGGATGACGGTTTATTTGCGCTGGTGGACGCTGTCTTTCACCAGAATGAAGATTTAGATACAGAATCCCATCGtctgttgaagaagatatatcTGGGCTTCGTTCGTCATGGGTTGAGATTGTCAGCTGGTTACCAGAGATATCGGTTTCGGGAGATCCAGTCACGACTTGGTTGGATTAAGGGTGAGTTTCAGAAGAACTTGGCCGAGGCGAATATTACGGGCATCTGGTTTACAGCTGGGGAGTTGGATGGATTACCAAGTGAATTTCTATCCACGTTAATGAGAAGCCAAGCAGGAGACCCCAAGCTCCGAGTCACATTCAATGATTCAGACCTCTTTCAAACGCTGAGATATGCGAAGGACAGTGAGACACGGAGACGCCTTTATATCGCTAACGAGAATAAGTGTGAACAGAATGTGTCCTTGTTCAGGGAGGCTATACTACTTCGTAATGAAGCGGCTCGTCTACTTGGGTATCCTAGTCATGCTGCTTTGCGGATTGAGGATAAGATGGCGAAGTGTCCGGAAACTGTGACTTCTTTTCTCGGTGATTTACATGCTCGACTGATAGATAACGGTAAGAGAGAAGTCGAGAAGCTAAAACAGCTCAAGAAGGCCGATCTTGAGTCCCAGGGAGAAACATTCCATGGCCAGTACTTCCTGTGGGATCATCAATACTATCATCGATTGATGCTGGAGAAGCAATACTCGGTACACCATGACAAGATTGCGGAATACTTTCCTCTTCAAAGCACAATCACCGGCATGCTGGAGATCTGCGAGACTTCatttggtttttctttcaccGAGCTTCAAACACCCGAGATGACCAAGCTAGCAAGTCATGGACACACACTCGTCTGGCATGAAGACGTGCAGATCTTCAGAGTCAGGAACAGCGACGAGGCCGGTGACTTCATCGGGTATCTTTATATGGATCTATTCCTTCGGGAAGGTAAATACGCAAATGCAGCCAACTTCAACCTGATACCC GGCTTCACCAAAGAAAACGGCACACGCCAATACCCCGCCACAGCATTAGTGTGCAACTTCCCCAAACCTAGTTCCAAAGCCCCCTATCTATTAAAACACGACGAAGTCGTCACCTTATTCCACGAACTAGGCCATGCAATCCACGACCTTGTGTCAAAGACCATCTACTCGCATTTCCACGGTACAGAGACAGAAGTGGATTTTGGCGAAGCCCCAAGCCAGATGTTGGAGAACTGGTGCTGGACACCATCAGTATTGCGGTCGTTAAGTAGACACTACTCATATTTTTCTTCGGAGTATTTCGATCACTGGAAAAGGAGAGTAGATGGAGAACTTCAACCCCAAGAGCAAATGCCTGATGCGATGATTGAGAGCCTTCTCAGAGCTAAACACGTCAACGGTGCACTGTTCCATCTACGTCAGGTACATTTTGCTATGTTTGATATGGTAGTCCACGACACTGGTGACCATCGCGTGATCGAGGAATTAGATATCTCGGCGAAGTATAATAGCCTCTTGGCTGAAATTTTACCGATGGATGGCCCGGAGGGTGACGACTGGGGCCATGGTCAAACACGTTTTCAACACTTGCTGGGGGAATATGATGCAGGGTATTACAGTTATTTATT TTCAAAGGTCTATTCCACAGATATGTTCTATACCGTGTTCAAGGCCGACCCTATGAACTCTCTGCAAGGCCGGAGATACCGATATACGGTCCTTGAGAAGGGAGGGAGCCTGGATGGGTTGACAATTTTGACTGATTTCTTGGGGCGCGAACCCCAGACAGATGCGTTTTACAAGGAGCTTTGTCAAACTTGA